One genomic segment of Aliarcobacter cibarius includes these proteins:
- a CDS encoding metallophosphoesterase, with protein MNFKNIFQTVEIDIENKKLNDLKILHLSDLHINKKTSTEKIAKLIKFCNDLEFDFCVITGDIIDTKVKFIKEQLSILSQLKNKVFYISGNHDLFYGLEDLKNELKNFIFMDNKIFTINHKNENIYIAGLPDRFSKFFKIQREEEIIENYLKQSPSIFISHQPKDYKIATKSNSNLFLCGHTHGGQIYPFHYFVKLVQPFLSGLFYRKNTAIYVNKGIGTWGVDFRYKAKAEITILKLISKTVE; from the coding sequence ATGAATTTTAAAAATATTTTTCAAACAGTAGAAATAGATATTGAAAATAAAAAATTAAATGATTTAAAAATTCTTCATTTAAGTGATTTACATATAAACAAAAAAACTTCAACTGAAAAAATTGCTAAATTAATTAAGTTTTGTAATGATTTAGAATTTGATTTTTGTGTTATTACTGGTGATATAATTGATACTAAAGTAAAATTTATTAAAGAACAACTATCTATATTAAGTCAATTAAAAAATAAGGTTTTTTATATAAGTGGGAATCATGATCTGTTTTATGGATTAGAAGATTTAAAAAATGAACTTAAAAATTTTATTTTTATGGATAATAAAATTTTTACAATTAATCATAAAAATGAAAATATTTATATTGCTGGACTTCCTGATAGATTTTCAAAATTTTTTAAAATCCAAAGAGAAGAAGAAATAATAGAAAATTATCTAAAACAATCTCCTTCTATTTTTATATCTCATCAACCTAAAGATTATAAGATAGCTACAAAATCAAATTCTAATCTATTTTTATGTGGACATACTCATGGTGGTCAAATTTACCCTTTTCACTATTTTGTAAAACTTGTTCAACCATTTTTATCAGGGCTTTTTTACAGAAAAAATACAGCAATTTATGTAAATAAAGGAATTGGAACTTGGGGTGTTGATTTTAGATATAAAGCAAAAGCAGAAATAACTATTTTGAAATTAATTTCAAAAACAGTAGAATAG
- a CDS encoding PhoH family protein, whose product MKEKVYVLDTNIILQNLQNLYKISDNKTNHIVIPETVLLELEDKKKLVNELGYYSREFARLLAKMKIKEVDYKTGFKVVKLYDEELNLDIVSKDKYETQIEQIHISESNDKRIIEVASIAQDYYKGCKTIFLSLDVYARTFALFKGIKTETLHDDKSTVPKFNFVKSLKIDSSKFNSLENKDISSIDENHEIENFSYSFESDDGNVEYAIITNGKIDILKETDFKALNVKPVNLKQKLFTKAILSDMYDLLVIDAKAGSGKTLMSIVSAMRLIDLGLYDKIVYVRNSIESLDKGAEVGFLAGNDEKFRIYNMALYDTLEFIAKKHLKKSENREKQESITSKIEELKAKYCMETLWPGEARGRTLSSSIVIMDEWQNSSEKTTQLILSRLDESCMAIIIGSNRQIDNLYLNKYNNGLTTLLKQTSQTHSELKMFAIELEKAVRGKFAEFTERIFENKNQ is encoded by the coding sequence ATGAAAGAAAAAGTATATGTATTAGATACAAATATCATCTTACAAAATCTTCAAAATCTCTACAAAATATCAGACAATAAAACTAACCACATTGTTATACCTGAAACTGTACTTCTTGAACTAGAGGATAAAAAGAAGTTAGTTAATGAATTGGGTTACTATTCAAGAGAGTTTGCAAGATTATTAGCAAAGATGAAAATAAAAGAGGTTGATTATAAAACTGGATTTAAAGTTGTAAAACTTTATGATGAAGAACTAAATCTTGATATTGTCTCAAAAGATAAGTATGAAACGCAAATTGAACAAATACATATTTCTGAATCAAATGATAAAAGAATTATCGAAGTAGCTTCTATTGCTCAAGACTACTACAAAGGTTGTAAAACTATTTTTCTATCTTTAGATGTTTATGCTAGAACTTTTGCATTATTTAAAGGAATTAAAACAGAAACTTTACACGATGATAAATCAACTGTTCCAAAATTTAATTTTGTAAAAAGTCTAAAAATAGATTCTTCAAAATTCAATAGTTTAGAGAATAAAGACATCTCATCTATAGATGAAAATCATGAAATTGAGAATTTTTCATACTCTTTTGAAAGTGATGATGGAAATGTAGAATATGCAATCATTACAAATGGTAAAATCGATATTTTAAAAGAGACAGATTTTAAAGCTTTAAATGTTAAACCTGTAAATTTAAAACAAAAACTTTTTACCAAAGCAATTTTAAGTGATATGTACGATTTACTTGTAATTGATGCAAAAGCTGGAAGCGGAAAAACTTTGATGTCCATTGTTAGTGCTATGAGATTGATTGATTTAGGATTATATGACAAAATTGTATATGTTAGAAATTCTATTGAATCATTGGATAAAGGTGCTGAGGTTGGATTTTTAGCAGGAAATGATGAAAAATTTAGAATTTATAATATGGCTTTATATGATACATTAGAATTTATTGCTAAAAAACATTTAAAAAAGAGCGAAAATAGAGAAAAACAAGAGTCAATAACTTCAAAGATTGAAGAGTTAAAAGCTAAATATTGTATGGAGACTTTATGGCCTGGAGAAGCAAGAGGACGAACTTTAAGTAGTTCAATTGTAATTATGGATGAGTGGCAAAATAGTAGTGAAAAAACTACTCAATTGATTCTTTCAAGATTAGATGAGAGTTGTATGGCTATAATTATTGGTTCAAATAGACAAATAGACAATTTATATTTAAATAAATATAATAATGGTTTAACAACTCTTTTAAAACAGACTTCACAAACTCATAGTGAACTTAAAATGTTTGCAATAGAGCTTGAAAAAGCGGTTCGTGGTAAGTTTGCAGAGTTTACAGAAAGAATTTTTGAAAACAAAAATCAATAA
- a CDS encoding response regulator, with translation MKILIIEDDLKIINFLKKGLEEECYIVDFATNGDDGLYLASVNEYNLILLDIMIPIKDGIEVCKSLRSSNIQTPIIMLTAKDSIEDKIKGLDIGANDYLAKPFSFAELLARIRVQLRTTNSLSTKLSIADLELDLLNKTAVRANKNIPLTAKEFSLLEYLIKNKNRVLSETTINEALSSFEDSNISNIVNVYIYRLRNKIDKDFDKKLIKTIRGIGFKISED, from the coding sequence ATGAAGATATTAATAATAGAAGATGATTTAAAAATCATAAACTTTTTAAAAAAAGGTTTAGAAGAAGAGTGTTATATAGTAGATTTTGCTACAAATGGAGATGATGGTCTATACCTTGCCAGTGTAAATGAATATAACCTCATCTTGCTTGATATTATGATTCCAATTAAAGATGGAATTGAAGTTTGTAAAAGTTTAAGAAGTTCAAATATTCAAACTCCAATTATTATGTTAACTGCAAAAGATTCAATTGAAGATAAAATAAAAGGTTTAGATATAGGAGCAAATGATTATTTAGCAAAACCTTTTTCTTTTGCTGAACTATTAGCAAGAATTAGAGTTCAATTAAGAACAACAAACTCTTTATCAACAAAGCTTTCAATAGCAGATTTAGAACTTGATTTGTTAAATAAAACAGCAGTTAGAGCAAATAAAAATATACCTCTAACAGCAAAAGAGTTTTCACTCTTAGAATATTTAATTAAAAACAAAAATAGAGTTTTAAGTGAAACAACAATAAATGAAGCCTTATCATCTTTTGAAGATTCAAATATAAGTAATATTGTAAATGTATACATTTATAGACTTAGAAATAAAATAGATAAAGATTTTGATAAAAAGCTTATTAAAACTATAAGAGGAATAGGATTTAAAATTAGTGAAGATTAA
- a CDS encoding HD domain-containing protein yields the protein MKTKINKGLNIQNRLINDTIYNHIEYTKLEDKILQTKIVNRLQFITQNALAYFSYPSITTKRFIHSLGTMHLSSFLFKNALLNADKKTKNNFLSSLKNTIVAIIIEENLKLTFDDMDYFDNKALYQFTIPTKSKSQRATYTIFLQTIRIVALLHDVGHLPFSHQVEYALKKVYQKIKLKKENKEELFEKELRFKSNYEEITNYGKDVLHEAIGENLLKLLFDYELEELISKEYEKEYLKLIKRLAILILEEQTFENFDFKVLHNFIDSTVDADRLDYINRDMLASGYITGPNDHIRITKQAVLVEKDCAFYLSFYDMSLIDIEHMLEMRFNLYKKVIFNHGIAKTDTLLETVVQYLASKYFENENEEEKLSNSISMLWNFKNINKQKELDTISMLDENWLISLFKNRYFDIKNKDILSKEDMKYMYCFEEVLFGKRRFRSPWKNLNEFYKVLDFTTVERYKFRESFGYITPNRLNKLQFALDNIIKKYEEDELFFEYQIVSFNLGISKDFYLYDGDELINIDEISTLRKRLKYSMRNTVPFYLYSNKKTLSPEMKVDLKEMLFDIFEK from the coding sequence TTGAAAACAAAAATCAATAAAGGATTAAATATACAAAATAGACTTATAAATGATACTATTTACAATCACATTGAATATACAAAACTTGAAGATAAAATTCTTCAAACAAAGATTGTAAATAGATTACAATTTATCACTCAAAATGCGCTAGCATATTTTTCATATCCATCAATAACTACAAAAAGATTCATTCATAGTTTAGGAACTATGCATTTAAGTTCATTTTTGTTTAAAAATGCTCTTTTAAATGCTGATAAAAAAACAAAAAATAATTTCTTATCAAGTTTAAAAAACACAATAGTTGCAATAATTATAGAAGAGAATTTAAAACTTACTTTTGATGATATGGATTATTTTGATAATAAAGCATTGTATCAATTTACAATACCAACAAAATCAAAATCTCAAAGAGCAACTTATACTATTTTTTTACAAACTATAAGAATAGTTGCTCTGCTTCATGATGTTGGGCATCTTCCATTTTCTCATCAAGTTGAATATGCTTTAAAAAAAGTTTATCAAAAAATAAAATTAAAAAAAGAAAATAAAGAAGAACTTTTCGAAAAAGAGTTGAGATTTAAAAGTAATTATGAAGAGATTACAAATTATGGTAAAGATGTTTTACATGAAGCAATAGGAGAAAATCTTTTAAAGCTACTTTTTGATTATGAGTTAGAGGAGTTGATTTCTAAAGAGTATGAAAAAGAGTATTTAAAACTGATTAAAAGATTGGCTATTTTGATTTTAGAAGAACAAACTTTTGAAAATTTTGATTTCAAAGTTTTACATAATTTTATAGATAGCACAGTTGATGCTGATAGATTAGATTATATAAATAGAGATATGCTTGCAAGTGGATATATTACAGGACCAAATGATCATATTAGAATCACAAAACAAGCAGTTTTAGTAGAAAAAGATTGCGCTTTTTATTTAAGTTTTTATGATATGAGTTTAATTGATATTGAGCATATGTTAGAGATGAGGTTTAATCTTTATAAAAAAGTTATTTTTAATCATGGAATTGCAAAAACAGATACTTTACTTGAAACTGTAGTTCAATATTTAGCTAGTAAATATTTTGAAAATGAGAATGAAGAAGAGAAACTTTCAAATTCAATTTCTATGCTTTGGAATTTTAAAAATATAAATAAACAAAAAGAGTTAGATACTATTTCAATGCTTGATGAAAATTGGTTAATTTCATTATTTAAAAATAGATATTTTGATATAAAAAATAAAGATATTCTATCAAAAGAAGATATGAAATATATGTATTGTTTTGAAGAAGTTTTATTTGGCAAAAGAAGATTTAGAAGTCCTTGGAAAAACTTAAACGAGTTTTATAAAGTTCTTGATTTTACTACTGTAGAGAGATATAAATTTAGAGAAAGTTTTGGTTATATAACTCCAAATAGATTAAACAAACTACAATTTGCCTTAGATAATATTATAAAAAAATATGAAGAAGATGAACTATTTTTTGAGTATCAAATAGTATCTTTCAATTTGGGAATTTCAAAAGATTTTTATTTGTATGATGGAGATGAGTTAATAAATATAGATGAAATATCTACTTTAAGAAAAAGGTTAAAATATTCTATGAGAAATACAGTTCCTTTTTATCTTTATTCAAATAAAAAGACATTATCGCCTGAAATGAAAGTAGATTTAAAAGAAATGTTGTTTGATATATTTGAGAAATAG
- a CDS encoding tetratricopeptide repeat protein has translation MKDFFSMISLLFRPFFGGTLEEGIKAYDEFDYIKAFKIFQKFASQNNSTAQYYLGKMYEKADFVDKDISQAICYFQEASKNNHADAAFALGMIYHRGKDVPKDDDLAKDYFDLAIVNGNIEAKKIMKLFEESEVIYSLRDGIELFKKEEFLKALDIFKALAKKNDTDALFYIGYICEYFDFEGKPDNIEPFELFLISANNGNRNAQYEMGLQAYYKDKYEEAVSWYEKAAKQGLKDAQKNLSTMYELGYGVKKDLEMAKFWMKEFLNNKEEV, from the coding sequence ATGAAAGATTTCTTCTCGATGATATCTTTGCTTTTTAGACCTTTTTTTGGAGGAACTTTAGAAGAAGGAATAAAAGCTTATGATGAGTTTGATTATATAAAAGCTTTTAAAATTTTTCAGAAATTTGCAAGTCAAAATAATTCAACTGCACAATACTATTTAGGAAAAATGTATGAAAAAGCTGATTTTGTTGATAAAGATATAAGTCAAGCTATTTGTTATTTCCAAGAAGCTTCAAAAAATAATCATGCAGATGCAGCATTTGCTCTAGGAATGATTTATCATAGAGGAAAAGATGTACCAAAAGATGATGATTTAGCAAAAGATTATTTTGATTTAGCAATTGTAAATGGAAATATTGAAGCAAAAAAAATAATGAAATTATTTGAAGAAAGTGAAGTAATTTACTCTTTAAGAGATGGAATAGAACTTTTCAAAAAAGAGGAGTTTTTAAAAGCTTTAGATATTTTTAAAGCTCTTGCGAAGAAAAATGATACAGATGCGCTATTTTATATTGGATATATTTGTGAATATTTTGATTTTGAAGGTAAACCTGATAATATTGAACCTTTTGAACTCTTTTTAATATCTGCAAATAACGGGAATAGAAATGCTCAATATGAGATGGGACTTCAAGCTTATTATAAAGATAAATATGAAGAAGCTGTTTCTTGGTATGAAAAAGCTGCAAAACAGGGCTTAAAAGATGCTCAAAAGAATTTATCGACTATGTATGAGTTAGGTTATGGTGTTAAAAAAGATTTAGAAATGGCTAAATTTTGGATGAAAGAATTTTTGAATAATAAAGAGGAAGTATGA
- a CDS encoding low molecular weight protein-tyrosine-phosphatase, with product MKSIIFVCLGNICRSPLAKGVAENYIKNNNLNLLVDSAGTSKEHQGEIPCENSIKVARDNNIDISKYRAKQFLKSDIDKFDLVVALDSNNYYNLKNMGCKNLVKLGDFGFGGKDVPDPYYFNGFDGFIEVFNMVEKSVKNLLLSLENK from the coding sequence ATGAAATCAATAATATTTGTTTGTCTTGGAAATATTTGTCGTTCTCCACTTGCAAAAGGAGTTGCTGAAAATTATATTAAAAATAATAACTTAAATCTTCTTGTTGATTCAGCTGGAACAAGTAAAGAACATCAAGGAGAAATTCCATGTGAGAACTCTATAAAAGTTGCTAGAGATAATAACATTGATATATCAAAATATAGAGCTAAACAATTTTTAAAAAGTGATATAGATAAATTTGATTTAGTCGTTGCATTGGATAGTAATAACTACTATAATTTAAAAAATATGGGATGCAAAAACTTAGTAAAATTGGGAGATTTTGGTTTTGGTGGGAAAGATGTTCCAGACCCATACTATTTTAATGGTTTTGATGGCTTTATAGAAGTTTTTAATATGGTAGAAAAAAGTGTAAAGAATCTACTTTTATCCCTAGAAAATAAATAA
- a CDS encoding SRPBCC family protein: protein MHILEQTSLIDCTVEELFNFHLDTNNIKLITPKHTKVELLNYEDKTYEGKLVKLKTTRAFIPIYWIVKIDKLQYPNLLVDVALKSPFAYWEHSHIFTQKETKCELKDVIKFELPFGIFGKILAPLVKKDIKNMFEYRHFQTKKYFAEK, encoded by the coding sequence GTGCATATATTAGAACAAACTAGTTTAATAGATTGTACAGTTGAAGAGTTATTTAACTTTCATCTAGATACTAATAATATTAAATTAATTACCCCAAAACATACAAAAGTAGAACTTCTTAATTATGAAGACAAAACATATGAAGGTAAGTTAGTAAAGTTAAAAACTACAAGAGCTTTCATACCAATATATTGGATAGTAAAAATAGATAAGTTACAATATCCAAATTTATTAGTAGATGTAGCTCTTAAATCACCATTTGCTTATTGGGAACATAGTCATATATTTACACAAAAAGAAACTAAGTGTGAATTAAAAGATGTTATTAAATTTGAGTTACCATTTGGAATATTTGGAAAAATATTGGCACCTTTGGTTAAAAAAGATATTAAAAATATGTTTGAATATAGACATTTTCAAACAAAGAAATATTTTGCTGAAAAGTAG
- a CDS encoding glutathione peroxidase: MSIYDIEVKDINGKVVSMSKYKNKVMLIVNVASKCGFTNQYEGLEELHKKHSNKGLAVLGFPCNQFLSQEPGTEEQIKEFCSLTYGVEFDMFSKIDVNGENTHPLYKFLKENSKGVLGTEAIKWNFTKFLVDKNGNVVKRYAPSTTPKEIEADIINLLK; the protein is encoded by the coding sequence ATGAGTATATATGATATTGAAGTAAAAGATATAAATGGTAAAGTTGTAAGCATGTCAAAATATAAAAACAAAGTTATGCTTATTGTAAATGTTGCTAGTAAATGTGGTTTTACTAATCAGTATGAGGGATTAGAAGAGTTACATAAAAAACATTCAAATAAAGGTTTAGCAGTTTTAGGATTTCCATGTAATCAGTTTTTATCTCAAGAACCAGGAACTGAAGAGCAAATTAAAGAGTTTTGTTCTTTAACTTATGGTGTTGAGTTTGATATGTTTAGTAAAATTGATGTAAATGGTGAAAATACTCATCCTTTATATAAATTCTTGAAAGAAAATTCAAAAGGTGTTTTGGGAACAGAAGCTATAAAATGGAATTTTACAAAGTTTTTAGTTGATAAAAATGGTAATGTTGTAAAAAGATATGCTCCAAGTACTACACCCAAAGAAATTGAAGCAGATATTATAAATTTATTAAAATAA
- a CDS encoding YceI family protein — MFKKLILTLALCIGLYAENLSVSSGALMAHTEIFGDSQINPITRNLKGELSIENSLESIKGKIYFQTITLISDKKDRDEHMYKLLNVDKFESTSFEIKSIVKNEINYDINGVITLNGISKKITVKSDISEKNNQIYLDGKFSFNLTDFNLEPPSMLLLTVRNQIDITYKIYLKR; from the coding sequence ATGTTTAAAAAACTAATTCTTACATTGGCTTTGTGTATTGGTTTATATGCAGAAAATTTATCAGTATCAAGTGGAGCACTTATGGCTCATACTGAGATTTTTGGTGATAGTCAGATTAATCCTATTACTAGAAATTTAAAAGGTGAACTATCGATAGAAAATAGCTTAGAATCAATAAAAGGTAAAATTTATTTTCAAACGATTACTCTTATAAGTGACAAAAAAGATAGAGATGAGCATATGTACAAGCTTTTAAATGTAGATAAATTTGAATCAACATCTTTTGAAATAAAAAGTATTGTAAAAAATGAAATAAATTACGATATAAATGGAGTTATAACACTAAATGGTATTTCAAAAAAGATTACTGTTAAAAGTGATATAAGTGAAAAAAACAATCAAATATATCTTGACGGGAAATTTTCTTTCAATCTTACAGATTTTAATTTAGAACCACCTTCAATGTTATTATTAACAGTTAGAAATCAAATAGATATTACATACAAAATATATCTGAAAAGATAG
- a CDS encoding ABC transporter permease, whose translation MISHAYKALIANKLKTFLIIISLIFSIVSIFLISSISNGVISMYSSMLKSDGDIIITQAKISDTFFSNVDINLIKEIEYLKNINEAGAMTVGASPVEKLPIVAIYGVTQNRFKNYKLEKGKYPLNNEVIVGKSIFEQLSNRNEVQIANKTFKISGVFESEIGFENGGIVLNISDAGEIFNKSASMILVNTALNSDVEEIIKEIKTLSKDIDVKSTQNFVDNYNQFKIIKTSSNVISFIAFFLGLLGIVSLMSITVNQRKSEFGIKRALGIKTSKIVYSIIIESFLIGIFSFICAFILSNIVLFFIKNIDSLQGYVNGEISLDLTVYIFLASILMAIIGSIIPALNAAKTDPVLLIQGNKI comes from the coding sequence TTGATTTCACACGCTTACAAAGCTCTAATCGCAAACAAGTTAAAAACATTTTTAATCATAATAAGTCTTATATTCTCTATTGTTTCAATATTTTTAATAAGTTCTATTTCAAATGGAGTAATCTCTATGTACTCATCAATGCTAAAAAGTGATGGTGACATAATAATTACTCAAGCAAAAATTTCTGATACATTTTTTTCAAATGTTGATATTAATTTAATTAAAGAAATAGAGTATTTAAAAAATATAAATGAAGCAGGAGCTATGACAGTAGGAGCAAGTCCTGTAGAAAAACTCCCTATTGTAGCTATTTATGGAGTAACTCAAAATAGATTTAAAAATTATAAATTAGAAAAAGGAAAATATCCTTTAAATAATGAAGTTATAGTTGGGAAATCAATTTTTGAACAACTATCAAATAGAAATGAAGTTCAAATTGCAAATAAAACTTTTAAAATTTCTGGTGTTTTTGAAAGTGAAATAGGATTTGAAAATGGTGGAATTGTTTTAAATATATCAGATGCTGGAGAAATTTTCAATAAATCAGCTTCAATGATTTTAGTAAATACAGCTTTAAATTCAGATGTTGAAGAGATTATAAAAGAGATAAAAACTTTATCAAAAGATATTGATGTTAAATCTACTCAAAATTTTGTGGATAACTACAATCAATTTAAAATTATAAAAACATCATCAAATGTTATTTCATTTATAGCTTTTTTCCTTGGATTACTTGGAATTGTAAGCCTTATGAGCATCACAGTAAATCAAAGAAAAAGTGAATTTGGAATCAAAAGAGCTTTGGGTATAAAAACTTCTAAAATTGTATATTCAATAATAATTGAAAGCTTTCTAATCGGAATATTTAGCTTCATTTGTGCATTTATTCTTTCAAATATTGTCTTATTTTTTATAAAAAATATAGATAGTTTACAAGGTTATGTAAATGGAGAAATTAGTTTAGATTTAACTGTTTATATATTCTTAGCCTCTATTCTAATGGCAATTATAGGTTCAATAATTCCTGCATTAAATGCGGCAAAAACAGATCCTGTTCTTTTAATACAAGGAAATAAAATATGA
- a CDS encoding ABC transporter ATP-binding protein — MIKVKNLTHYYNNDKALENINLEINKGEFVCLVGESGSGKSTLLSIVSTLLKPTKGELFFENLNYKNIKDIDDFRKTNIGFIFQFHYLINYLTVKENIKIANEKATDNEIYNLLKILRIDNLSNKYPNEISGGQRQRVAIARALINKPKVIIADEPTGNLDSKNSLNVFEIFKKLSQEQVTIIVATHDKNLANFATKIYEVKDGKIN, encoded by the coding sequence ATGATAAAAGTTAAAAATTTAACTCACTATTATAACAATGATAAAGCTCTTGAAAATATAAATTTAGAGATAAATAAAGGTGAATTTGTATGTTTAGTTGGAGAAAGTGGTAGCGGAAAATCTACTCTTTTATCAATAGTTTCAACTCTATTAAAACCAACAAAAGGTGAACTGTTTTTTGAAAATTTAAATTATAAGAATATAAAAGATATTGATGATTTTAGAAAAACAAATATTGGTTTCATCTTTCAATTTCACTATTTAATAAACTATCTAACTGTTAAAGAAAATATAAAAATAGCTAACGAAAAAGCTACAGACAATGAAATTTACAACTTATTAAAAATTTTAAGAATAGACAATCTATCAAATAAATATCCAAATGAGATTTCAGGAGGGCAAAGACAAAGAGTTGCTATTGCTAGGGCTTTAATAAATAAACCAAAGGTAATAATTGCAGATGAACCAACAGGAAATTTAGATTCAAAAAATTCTTTAAATGTTTTTGAAATATTTAAAAAACTAAGTCAAGAGCAAGTTACTATAATAGTGGCAACTCACGATAAAAATTTAGCAAATTTTGCTACAAAAATTTATGAGGTAAAAGATGGAAAAATCAATTAA
- a CDS encoding ferredoxin reductase family protein: MMKRMKFSFLMILVVPTILWLLADTLYPEPFTYFAFRKVFIQYSGVLAIILMSIVMILALRPKFIEPYFDGIDKIYKLHKWLGISAFLLGVLHWWFAKGTKWMVGWGWLEKPVKTPSNEVLGTIEAWFKTQKGLSESVGEWAFYIMVILIFIALIKKIPYHWFVKSHKIFALVYIALVYHTIILTKIGYWSEPIGLLLIVMMVFGTIAAFISLFKKIGNSRKSQAKIVDLVEYPKLKILETTLLLDDTWKGHKAGQFAFVTSNKKEGHHPYTIASSWDKNDKKMTFITKALGDHTSRLKDTLKIGMNVEVEGPYGCFDFGDDKKLHIYIGAGIGVTPFIARMNDLEKNPNDKTIHFFHSTSKPDDEFLENLKEDVKNSNVNLHLFVSKIDERLSSEKIKELVPNWQNSSIWYCGPLKFGQSLREDFVSSGLNPEDFHQELFEMR; the protein is encoded by the coding sequence ATGATGAAACGAATGAAATTCTCCTTTTTAATGATTTTGGTAGTGCCTACTATTTTATGGTTACTAGCAGATACTCTTTATCCAGAGCCTTTTACATATTTTGCATTTCGTAAAGTATTTATTCAATATAGTGGTGTCTTAGCAATAATACTTATGAGTATTGTAATGATTTTAGCTCTTCGTCCAAAATTTATTGAGCCATATTTTGATGGAATAGATAAAATATATAAACTTCATAAATGGTTGGGTATTTCAGCTTTCTTATTAGGAGTTCTTCACTGGTGGTTTGCTAAAGGTACAAAATGGATGGTTGGTTGGGGTTGGTTAGAAAAACCAGTAAAAACACCATCTAATGAAGTATTAGGAACAATTGAAGCTTGGTTTAAAACTCAAAAAGGTCTTTCTGAGAGTGTTGGAGAATGGGCATTTTATATAATGGTTATTCTTATATTTATAGCTTTAATTAAAAAAATTCCATACCATTGGTTTGTTAAATCTCACAAGATTTTTGCTTTGGTTTATATAGCTTTGGTTTATCACACTATTATTCTTACAAAAATAGGTTATTGGTCTGAACCAATCGGGTTACTACTAATTGTAATGATGGTTTTTGGGACTATTGCTGCATTTATTTCTTTATTTAAAAAAATAGGAAATAGTAGAAAATCTCAAGCTAAAATAGTAGATTTAGTTGAATATCCAAAACTTAAAATACTAGAAACGACTTTACTTTTAGATGATACTTGGAAAGGACACAAAGCAGGGCAATTTGCTTTTGTAACATCGAATAAAAAAGAGGGACATCATCCATATACAATTGCTTCATCTTGGGATAAAAATGATAAAAAAATGACTTTCATTACAAAAGCACTAGGTGATCATACAAGTAGATTGAAAGATACTTTAAAAATAGGAATGAATGTAGAAGTTGAAGGACCTTATGGCTGTTTTGATTTTGGAGATGATAAAAAATTACATATTTATATAGGAGCTGGAATAGGGGTAACACCATTTATTGCAAGAATGAATGATCTTGAAAAAAATCCAAATGATAAAACTATACATTTTTTCCATTCTACTTCTAAACCTGATGATGAATTTCTAGAAAATTTAAAAGAGGATGTAAAAAATTCTAATGTTAATTTACATTTATTTGTAAGTAAAATTGATGAAAGATTAAGCTCTGAAAAAATTAAAGAGTTAGTACCAAATTGGCAAAATTCTAGTATTTGGTATTGTGGACCACTTAAATTTGGGCAAAGTTTAAGAGAAGATTTTGTCTCAAGTGGTTTAAATCCTGAAGATTTTCATCAAGAACTATTTGAGATGAGATAA